caaaaataaaattcatcatttctttttgtaaaattaCGTATGCCTTTATGGTTTTGGAAAATgggatttttaaatttgaagagAAAGAAATTTTATTCTgtatttattgatttgtttccGATGCTTCCAGTTGCTCTTCAATGATTGCTGGCAATCGAAGTTGTTAAGATCGCATTGCAAGTGAGAACACACGCTCATTTTATGTCAGCTGTAAGACTAATGGGTTAACGTTGGTTAGAACAGAACATAACAAACATACGACAAGTTAGAACAGTTTTCCaatattgaaacaaaaaaccattctTTCTCTAGGATCGCAGTTGTGCACGGGCCGTCTTATGGAAACCGCTGGACTAAATCAAGGGCAATCCAGTAATGATCTTCGACTCAATTCCCAGGTGGTTGGAACCGCGAACGAACTTAAAGTAACCATGGTCGCCCCAATCGTCACCGTACGAGTTCGCTATCAACCAGTACGGGATTCCACCATCCCTGCCCCAACCGATTATGCGTACCGCATGCTTTCCTATCTGTTCACCATACACATGGCGATACACTCCGGACTTGTACAACAGCACATCCTCATATACATCGAAACCCGCCTCCACTGGCCCATTGGTCATTATTTCGTACCGTATAGCACGCTCGTCTCGAGGCACACTGTATGCCACCTTGCCGAATAGCTTGTCCTTTGAATAGTGCCGATCGACGCCATCTCGGCAGTGGTGTGTGCACTTGGGCGAAATCTCCACATGGCAGTCGTTGAATGGGTATTCGCACGGCTTGAACGGATATGGTTTGCAACCGTCCGTGGAATTGTAAGCACCGCCGCTCACCAGCCCTGCATCCACCCAGTACTGGAAGCTAGTTCCGTCCAGGAAGCCTCCATTACATCCGTTGCCGCAGTCCACACAACAGCCCATGAGGTCCTCTGCGGCCAGCGCCACGTTGATAGTTCCGTTGGAATGGATGCAGACACGGTCGGACATGACACTGGCTGCTGCTACAGCCCAGCACGATCCACAAGTGCCTTGATTGCGGATGGCACGCAGCGATTCGCAGTTGGGCCAGTGGTTTCGTGCGTCGAACGATTCCGGAATATCGACATCGTAGACGTACTCGTACCGTCTGATCGGCACCTTGAAGCCTGTTCTGCTTTCTCCGATGCCCTTTAGCGACCGGAAGGCATGAAAGTGCACGTTTGATTGAAAGTTTGTGTCCGGTTTCCAGGTCCGAGCCCGGGCGAGCACCCTGCGCAGAAAGTCGTCGTTGAACGGATCCTGACCGTGACGGTCGACACTCGACACTAGACCATTGGCCAACACCACAGTTAGTAGAATCAACACCTGTAGTCTCATTTTCCATTCACCGTTTGAACTACCTTTGAACGGGGAAAAGGTGTTGCGGCTAGAAAAGATGGAACAAGAGTGTAATGCGAAAAAGGTAGCATCTCAATCTGAGAATGCTAATCATTATCAATGATCGAATGAAAAGGGTCAACATCCGGAATGTTTAGAAACTAAGTCTTCAATAAAGAGTGTTCGTTGAAAGTGTTGAGCGCAGCTGCTTCTGTTGAGTTTGTGGTAGTAGGAGCGGTCAACCGTCTTTCGCACGTTATTTCACAACCATGCAATACTTGCGCCGGATCTTGTACTACCTAAACAATATTAATGTGATGTTACGACTTTCATTTTGATTCATACCTTCTCATTTATCGTATAAAAGAAAGGCTTAAATAAATGCGGAAATTTACAAGCAAGTAGTGTAATTCAAGATAGACAGCACACCAATCGCTTTTTGAATAAATGAATGGAAACATAAACATTAACACACATGCATCATTGCAATATTTTAACTTACTTAacagaaagataaaaaaaaaacaattaaatttgaaaacaataacgGCACATATAAAATTTGGATTGAGTAATTATGGCATACACAGTGGCGCTCTGACGGTCACACACACCTGACAGTTCGTATAACACATGCAAGGTGCGTATAGGTGAGCAGTGCTCCACATTTTGTTAATCACgaataaacataataaaaacattacaTGTCACGAATGGAATCAACCATTTCATCGCTATAAAAAAGACCGTTGTTTTAATTAGTAATCTGTTTGGGATTCTCCTTTGAATGCCTAGAAAACAATACATTTTAAATAGTTTAGAAAAGAGGCGTGACGTACGGTGAAGCAGCATGCATGATGGCGGCACCGaaaatcactttttgacaactTGTTCTTTTGTCCACACCTTGGTTCGCTCCAAAAATTTGCCTGAATGCACAAGCTATTGCGGCGATAGGAGGAGTAAAACATTTACCACACACTGCGGAAAAACAAGCAATTGTCGAAGTTAAAATTTCCCAGCATCTTCGTGCGACGTACGAGTGAAGGGCGAATCTTAACCCGGTTCGACTAGGGCCATAGTTCGATGAAGTGACGCTATAAAGTGTACGTGAATTGGGAAACATCAAATTCCGTCTTTACACGAAAAAACAGGACTACAAAAGAACGTAGCGCTGTGCTTATCTGGAACGGCAAAGCCGACTGTAGTACCAA
This is a stretch of genomic DNA from Anopheles merus strain MAF chromosome 2R, AmerM5.1, whole genome shotgun sequence. It encodes these proteins:
- the LOC121587686 gene encoding cathepsin B-like, whose product is MRLQVLILLTVVLANGLVSSVDRHGQDPFNDDFLRRVLARARTWKPDTNFQSNVHFHAFRSLKGIGESRTGFKVPIRRYEYVYDVDIPESFDARNHWPNCESLRAIRNQGTCGSCWAVAAASVMSDRVCIHSNGTINVALAAEDLMGCCVDCGNGCNGGFLDGTSFQYWVDAGLVSGGAYNSTDGCKPYPFKPCEYPFNDCHVEISPKCTHHCRDGVDRHYSKDKLFGKVAYSVPRDERAIRYEIMTNGPVEAGFDVYEDVLLYKSGVYRHVYGEQIGKHAVRIIGWGRDGGIPYWLIANSYGDDWGDHGYFKFVRGSNHLGIESKIITGLPLI